A genomic region of Pseudomonas frederiksbergensis contains the following coding sequences:
- a CDS encoding DUF6124 family protein, whose protein sequence is MFKPTPNPPEADAESVSPYASLDSKELHAAAHRALDHYLLLPETKKLLADRRPGCIFVIAPQVDSETLLAHACETLASANVMASDLAFELDGPKRNSALAIQQMVALAELAVNRALDNVDQPET, encoded by the coding sequence ATGTTCAAACCCACACCCAATCCCCCCGAAGCCGACGCCGAAAGCGTTTCCCCCTACGCGTCCCTCGACTCCAAAGAGCTTCACGCCGCCGCTCACCGGGCGCTCGATCATTACCTGCTGTTACCTGAAACCAAGAAACTACTGGCCGACCGCCGGCCCGGTTGCATCTTCGTCATCGCCCCGCAGGTTGACAGCGAAACCCTGCTGGCCCACGCCTGCGAAACCCTGGCCTCGGCCAATGTTATGGCCAGCGACCTGGCGTTTGAACTCGACGGTCCCAAACGCAACAGCGCATTGGCGATTCAACAGATGGTTGCCCTGGCGGAACTGGCGGTGAACCGTGCGTTGGATAACGTTGATCAGCCAGAGACTTAG
- a CDS encoding Fic family protein — protein MKSPPAIDPSLFEALGQSPHKEKLVDYLALLKPLDDQGRYLPFDDLRFRWPPGLDPTLCWALVKKARVAQYVRLLPLGEPSQWGQFVLTPLAQKTLSTVDRQATTAALEYMTHHIGETAHFSYLLNDLIEDEAISSSQLEGAATTTLVAKDMLKRNRLPRTPDERMVIGNYKMMIFAWEKRHEPLSVELIRQLHRVGVEGIDDSLYSPGLFRSNDQVVVQDGEGNTVHTPPPAAGISARLNGLATWINQPHDDPLRADYVHPMIKAIALHFALGYEHPFRDGNGRVARALFYWFMFKNDFSAFRYIAISILLRNAPVKYGRSYVHTESDGLDLTYFIDYQCSVILRAVTGFTAAYQKSRVYAEGFDRWLEESGLFKQLTEKQRTLFQIAKSGMAKEFTAVNVKENLNCSYNTAATTLNGLVELKLFEKKKMGREWVFFLSGSSHIETDQT, from the coding sequence ATGAAAAGCCCTCCAGCCATAGACCCCAGCCTTTTCGAAGCGCTCGGGCAATCGCCCCACAAGGAAAAACTGGTCGACTATCTGGCACTCCTCAAGCCGCTGGATGATCAGGGGCGCTATCTGCCGTTCGATGATCTGCGTTTTCGCTGGCCGCCCGGTCTTGATCCGACCTTGTGCTGGGCCTTGGTGAAAAAGGCCCGAGTGGCGCAGTACGTGCGTTTGTTGCCGCTAGGCGAACCGAGTCAATGGGGTCAGTTCGTTCTTACACCGCTGGCACAGAAAACCCTCTCGACGGTTGATCGTCAGGCAACGACCGCCGCGCTGGAGTACATGACTCATCATATCGGTGAGACGGCGCATTTCAGTTACCTGCTCAATGACCTGATCGAAGACGAAGCCATCAGCAGTAGCCAGCTTGAGGGCGCCGCGACCACCACGCTGGTGGCCAAGGACATGCTCAAGCGCAATCGCCTGCCGCGTACCCCGGATGAGCGGATGGTCATCGGCAACTACAAAATGATGATTTTCGCTTGGGAAAAACGTCACGAGCCATTGAGTGTCGAGCTGATCCGGCAACTTCATCGCGTCGGCGTCGAAGGCATTGATGACTCGCTGTATTCGCCGGGGCTTTTTCGCAGCAATGATCAGGTGGTGGTGCAGGATGGTGAGGGCAATACCGTTCACACACCGCCACCTGCAGCGGGTATCAGCGCTCGGCTCAATGGATTGGCGACCTGGATCAACCAGCCCCACGACGACCCTCTGCGCGCTGATTATGTGCATCCGATGATCAAGGCCATCGCCCTGCATTTTGCGCTGGGCTACGAGCATCCGTTCCGCGATGGCAATGGCCGGGTGGCGCGGGCGTTGTTTTACTGGTTCATGTTCAAGAATGACTTCTCGGCATTTCGCTACATCGCGATCAGCATTCTGCTGCGCAATGCGCCGGTGAAGTACGGTCGCTCTTATGTGCATACCGAGAGTGATGGGCTGGACCTGACGTACTTCATCGATTACCAGTGCTCGGTGATTCTGCGGGCGGTAACCGGGTTCACGGCGGCTTATCAAAAAAGCCGGGTCTACGCCGAAGGTTTTGATCGTTGGCTCGAGGAGTCCGGGCTTTTCAAGCAGTTGACCGAGAAGCAGCGCACGCTGTTTCAGATCGCCAAGAGCGGCATGGCCAAGGAGTTCACCGCGGTCAATGTGAAGGAAAACCTGAACTGCTCCTACAACACCGCTGCCACGACCTTGAACGGATTGGTTGAGTTGAAGCTGTTCGAGAAGAAAAAGATGGGACGCGAGTGGGTGTTCTTTTTAAGTGGCTCATCACACATCGAAACAGATCAGACGTAG
- a CDS encoding efflux RND transporter permease subunit, with protein MRFNLSEWALHNRQIVLFLMILLAVVGALSYTKLGQSEDPPFTFKAMVIKTNWPGATAQEVSRQVTERIEKKLMETGEYERIVSFSRPGESQVTFMARDSMHSAQIPDLWYQVRKKISDIRQTLPPGVQGPFFNDEFGTTFGNIYALTGEGFDYAVLKDYADRIQIQLQRVKDVGKVDLLGLQDEKIWIELSNVKLATLGLPLAAVQQALEEQNAMSNAGFFETTSERLQLRVTGNFQTVDEIRNFPIRVGDRTFRIGDVADVRRGFNDPPAPRMRFMGEDAIGLAVAMKEGGDILVLGKALELEFERIQNNLPAGMQLRKVSDQPAAVKTSVGEFVQVLVEALAIVLLVSFFSLGVRTGMVVALAIPLVLAMTFACMYYLGIGLHKISLGALVLALGLLVDDAIIAVEMMAIKMEQGFDRLKAASYAWTSTAFPMLTGTLITAAGFLPIATAQSGTGEYTRSIFQVVTIALLASWVAAVVFVPYLGEKLLPDLAKIHAAKHGAGQPDPYGTPFYQRVRRLVEWCVRRRKTVIALTILLFVASVVLFRFVPQQFFPASGRLELMVDLKLAEGASLSNTNEEVKRLEAMLKEHAGIDNYVAYVGTGSPRFYLPLDQQLPAASFAQFVVLAKTIEERENLRTWLIATLDEQFPALRSRVTRLENGPPVGYPVQFRVTGEHIEEVRALARKVAAKVRENPHVVNVHLDWEEPSKVVYLNVDQDRARALGVSTANLSKFLQSSLTGSSVSQYREDNELIEILLRGTLHERTELSLLSSLAVPTDNGKSVALSQVATLEYGFEEGIIWHRNRLPNVTIRADIYGKEQPATLVQQILPTLEPIRAELPDGYLLDVGGTVEDSTRGQNSVNAGVPLFIVVVLTLLMLQLRSFSRTAMVFLTAPLGLIGVTLFLMVFRQPFGFVAMLGTIALSGMIMRNSVILVDQIEQDIRAGLKPWQAIIEATVRRFRPIVLTALAAVLAMIPLSRSVFFGPMAVAIMGGLVVATALTLLFLPALYAAWFRVKKEPL; from the coding sequence ATGCGTTTCAACCTTTCCGAATGGGCGCTGCATAACCGCCAGATCGTACTGTTCCTGATGATTTTGCTGGCGGTCGTCGGCGCGTTGTCCTACACCAAGCTGGGCCAGAGCGAAGACCCGCCGTTCACCTTCAAGGCCATGGTGATCAAGACCAATTGGCCGGGTGCGACGGCCCAGGAAGTCTCGCGGCAAGTCACCGAGCGTATTGAAAAGAAACTGATGGAAACCGGTGAGTACGAGCGGATTGTCTCGTTTTCTCGCCCTGGTGAATCCCAGGTGACCTTCATGGCCCGGGACTCGATGCATTCGGCGCAGATTCCCGACCTCTGGTATCAGGTGCGCAAAAAGATCAGCGACATTCGCCAGACGTTGCCGCCGGGTGTTCAGGGACCGTTCTTCAACGATGAGTTCGGCACCACCTTCGGCAACATCTATGCGCTGACCGGTGAGGGTTTCGATTACGCGGTGCTCAAGGATTACGCCGACCGTATCCAGATCCAGCTGCAACGGGTCAAGGATGTGGGCAAAGTCGACTTGCTCGGGCTGCAGGACGAGAAGATCTGGATTGAACTGTCCAACGTCAAACTCGCGACCCTGGGGCTGCCGTTGGCCGCGGTGCAGCAAGCGCTGGAAGAACAGAACGCGATGTCCAACGCCGGGTTCTTTGAAACCACCAGCGAGCGTTTGCAGCTACGGGTGACGGGCAACTTTCAGACCGTCGACGAGATCAGGAATTTTCCGATCCGCGTCGGTGACCGGACCTTCCGTATCGGCGATGTGGCTGACGTGCGCCGAGGCTTCAACGATCCACCGGCACCGCGCATGCGCTTCATGGGCGAGGACGCTATCGGTCTTGCCGTGGCGATGAAGGAGGGCGGCGACATTCTGGTGCTTGGCAAGGCGCTGGAGCTGGAGTTCGAGCGTATCCAGAACAACCTGCCGGCCGGCATGCAACTGCGCAAGGTCTCTGACCAGCCAGCCGCGGTGAAAACCAGCGTCGGCGAGTTCGTCCAGGTGCTGGTAGAGGCACTGGCGATTGTCTTGCTGGTGAGCTTCTTCTCCCTCGGTGTGCGCACCGGCATGGTGGTCGCGTTGGCCATTCCACTGGTGCTGGCAATGACGTTTGCCTGCATGTATTACCTCGGAATCGGCCTGCACAAAATCTCTCTCGGCGCGTTGGTACTGGCCTTGGGGCTGCTGGTGGACGACGCGATCATCGCCGTGGAAATGATGGCGATCAAAATGGAGCAGGGCTTTGACCGGCTCAAGGCTGCCAGCTATGCCTGGACCAGCACTGCATTCCCGATGCTCACCGGGACGTTGATCACCGCGGCCGGTTTCCTGCCGATTGCCACCGCGCAATCCGGCACCGGTGAATACACCCGCTCGATCTTCCAGGTCGTGACCATCGCGTTGTTGGCCTCGTGGGTCGCTGCCGTGGTGTTTGTGCCCTATCTCGGTGAAAAGCTGCTGCCGGATCTGGCGAAAATTCACGCCGCGAAACACGGTGCCGGCCAGCCGGACCCTTACGGCACGCCGTTTTATCAACGTGTCCGGCGTCTGGTTGAGTGGTGCGTGCGCCGACGCAAAACTGTCATTGCGCTGACCATCTTGTTGTTTGTGGCCTCGGTGGTGCTGTTCCGTTTTGTGCCACAGCAGTTCTTCCCGGCCTCGGGGCGGCTGGAGCTGATGGTTGATCTGAAACTGGCCGAAGGCGCCTCGTTGAGCAACACCAACGAAGAGGTCAAACGGCTGGAAGCGATGCTCAAGGAGCACGCCGGCATCGACAACTATGTCGCCTATGTCGGCACCGGTTCGCCGCGTTTTTACCTGCCACTGGACCAGCAGTTACCGGCGGCGAGCTTCGCGCAATTTGTGGTCCTGGCGAAAACGATCGAGGAGCGTGAAAACCTGCGCACCTGGCTGATCGCAACCCTCGATGAACAATTCCCGGCCTTGCGCTCGCGGGTCACGCGCCTGGAAAACGGTCCGCCAGTGGGGTATCCGGTGCAGTTCCGGGTGACCGGTGAACACATTGAAGAGGTTCGCGCCCTGGCACGTAAAGTCGCGGCCAAGGTGCGTGAGAACCCGCATGTGGTCAACGTGCACCTGGACTGGGAAGAGCCGAGCAAGGTGGTGTACCTGAACGTCGATCAGGACCGCGCGCGAGCCTTGGGCGTGAGCACGGCAAACCTGTCGAAGTTTTTGCAAAGCTCGCTCACAGGTTCCAGCGTCAGCCAGTACCGCGAAGACAACGAGTTGATCGAGATCCTCTTGCGCGGCACCTTGCACGAACGCACCGAGCTGTCGTTGCTGTCTAGCCTGGCGGTGCCGACTGACAACGGCAAAAGTGTCGCGCTGTCGCAGGTGGCTACCCTGGAATATGGCTTCGAAGAGGGCATTATCTGGCACCGCAACCGCTTGCCGAATGTAACGATTCGCGCCGACATCTATGGCAAGGAGCAACCGGCAACCCTGGTCCAGCAGATTCTTCCGACACTGGAGCCGATTCGCGCCGAACTGCCTGACGGCTATTTGCTGGACGTCGGCGGCACGGTGGAAGACTCGACCCGTGGCCAGAACTCGGTGAACGCCGGCGTGCCGTTGTTTATCGTCGTCGTGCTGACCTTGTTGATGCTGCAATTGCGCAGCTTCTCACGCACCGCGATGGTATTTCTGACTGCGCCGTTGGGATTGATCGGCGTCACCTTGTTCCTGATGGTGTTCCGTCAGCCGTTCGGTTTCGTGGCCATGCTCGGGACCATCGCGCTGTCGGGGATGATCATGCGTAACTCGGTGATTCTGGTGGACCAGATCGAACAGGACATCCGCGCCGGGCTCAAACCCTGGCAAGCGATCATCGAAGCCACGGTACGGCGTTTCCGGCCGATCGTGTTGACCGCACTGGCCGCCGTGCTGGCGATGATTCCGCTGTCGCGCAGCGTGTTCTTCGGGCCGATGGCGGTGGCAATCATGGGTGGACTGGTGGTCGCGACAGCGCTGACCTTGCTGTTCCTGCCGGCGCTGTATGCGGCGTGGTTCAGGGTCAAGAAAGAGCCGCTCTGA
- a CDS encoding efflux RND transporter periplasmic adaptor subunit: protein MLRFALPVSLAFLLSACGHEEPVQVTVRPAMVVQPEPSAQAMDSYPGEVRARYEPDLAFRIGGKVSRRLVEEGERVKANQPLAELDPQDVRLQLEATRAQVAAAEANLNLVRAERDRYKTLMERQMVSRSQYDNSENLYRAGEARLRQIKAEFDVASNQASYAVLRAPRDGVVAKRAVEVGQVVAAGQTVFTLATDGEREVLISLPEQSFGRFKVGQPVTVELWTQQGQRFAGSIRELSPAADPKSRTFAARITFTAGKVPAELGQSARVFIQIADVVPLSVPLSALTAENGATYVWVVGANNTLKKAPVRVGAFGEKTVPVLDGLSPSDWVVAAGVHVLHEGQQIRPVDRSNRVVNLAVKE from the coding sequence ATGTTGCGCTTTGCGTTGCCAGTCAGCCTGGCATTCCTGTTGTCTGCGTGCGGCCACGAAGAGCCGGTGCAAGTCACCGTGCGTCCGGCCATGGTGGTTCAGCCGGAGCCTTCCGCGCAGGCAATGGACAGCTATCCCGGCGAAGTCCGCGCGCGTTACGAGCCAGACCTGGCCTTCCGTATTGGCGGCAAAGTCAGCCGACGACTGGTCGAGGAAGGCGAGCGGGTCAAGGCGAATCAGCCACTGGCAGAACTCGATCCCCAGGACGTACGCCTGCAACTGGAAGCGACTCGCGCGCAGGTTGCCGCCGCCGAGGCCAACCTGAATCTGGTGCGTGCCGAGCGTGATCGCTACAAGACCCTGATGGAGCGTCAGATGGTCAGCCGCTCGCAGTACGACAATTCTGAAAACCTCTACCGGGCAGGTGAAGCACGACTCAGGCAGATCAAGGCCGAGTTCGACGTCGCCAGCAACCAGGCCAGCTACGCCGTGCTTCGAGCCCCGCGTGACGGTGTGGTGGCCAAGCGCGCCGTGGAAGTTGGGCAAGTGGTGGCTGCCGGGCAAACCGTCTTCACCCTGGCCACCGACGGCGAGCGTGAAGTGCTGATCAGCCTGCCGGAGCAAAGCTTCGGCCGTTTCAAGGTCGGCCAGCCTGTCACCGTTGAACTGTGGACCCAGCAAGGTCAGCGGTTCGCTGGCAGCATTCGTGAGCTGTCGCCAGCCGCCGATCCAAAATCGCGGACCTTTGCCGCGCGCATCACCTTTACCGCTGGCAAGGTCCCGGCCGAGCTTGGCCAAAGCGCCCGGGTATTCATTCAAATCGCCGACGTGGTGCCGCTGTCGGTGCCGCTCTCGGCGCTCACCGCCGAAAACGGCGCGACGTACGTCTGGGTCGTGGGTGCCAACAACACCCTGAAAAAGGCTCCGGTTCGTGTAGGCGCCTTCGGTGAGAAAACCGTGCCGGTGCTTGACGGCCTGAGCCCCAGCGACTGGGTGGTGGCGGCCGGGGTTCATGTGCTCCATGAGGGCCAGCAAATACGGCCGGTGGATCGCTCCAACCGCGTGGTCAATCTGGCGGTCAAGGAGTAA
- a CDS encoding TetR/AcrR family transcriptional regulator, with protein sequence MSNNLPAPNGPGRPKDLAKREAILEAAKRLFLSNGYASTSMDTVAAEAGVSKLTVYSHFNDKETLFSSAVMAKCEEQLPTLFFELPDGMPIENVLLNIARGFHLLINSAESVNLHRLIMALGSQDPKLSLIFFEAGPQRMLLGMERLLTRIDQIGALSIDKPLNAAEHFFCLLKGAANFRLLYGCGEPLTEDAAEAHIQEVVGLFIRAYRPDTTR encoded by the coding sequence ATGTCCAACAATCTTCCTGCACCTAACGGCCCCGGCCGCCCGAAGGACCTCGCCAAGCGCGAGGCGATCCTCGAAGCGGCGAAACGTCTTTTTCTGAGCAATGGTTACGCGAGCACCAGCATGGACACGGTGGCGGCTGAAGCCGGTGTGTCGAAGCTGACCGTTTACAGTCACTTCAACGACAAGGAGACGCTGTTCTCCTCCGCCGTGATGGCCAAATGCGAAGAGCAATTGCCCACACTGTTCTTCGAACTGCCCGACGGCATGCCGATCGAGAACGTGCTGTTGAACATCGCCCGAGGCTTTCATCTGCTGATCAACAGCGCTGAATCGGTGAACCTGCATCGCCTGATCATGGCGCTGGGGAGTCAGGACCCGAAACTCTCGCTGATCTTCTTCGAAGCAGGTCCTCAGCGGATGTTGCTGGGCATGGAGCGCTTGCTGACCAGGATCGACCAGATCGGCGCCTTGAGCATCGACAAGCCGCTCAATGCCGCCGAGCACTTCTTCTGCCTGCTCAAAGGCGCAGCGAACTTTCGCTTGCTCTACGGCTGTGGCGAACCCTTGACCGAGGACGCGGCCGAGGCTCACATACAGGAAGTGGTGGGGTTGTTTATACGGGCGTATCGGCCAGACACAACGCGATAG
- a CDS encoding class I SAM-dependent methyltransferase — protein sequence MSEQPAASRIKVQALAEAFQARAEQWAERLNLPLLLDDAEFALQVGEHGLQLQQLGPDAPGPVRVDFVEGGAAHRRLYGGGSGQMIAKAVGVAQGVRPKVLDATAGLGKDGFVLASLGCEMSLIERQPLIGALLEDGLARAAEDFEVAPIVARMTLLKGNSIELMRNWEGEPPQVIYLDPMFPHREKTALVKKEMRLFRPLVGDDPDAPALLEAALALASHRVVVKRPRKAPCIEGPKPSHALDGKSSRYDIYPKKALKP from the coding sequence ATGAGTGAGCAACCCGCGGCCAGCCGCATCAAAGTCCAGGCCCTGGCCGAGGCGTTTCAGGCACGCGCCGAACAGTGGGCCGAGCGATTGAACTTGCCATTGCTGCTGGACGATGCCGAGTTTGCACTGCAAGTGGGTGAGCACGGTTTGCAACTGCAACAGCTCGGCCCGGACGCACCGGGGCCGGTGCGGGTGGACTTTGTCGAGGGCGGCGCCGCCCATCGCCGGTTGTATGGCGGCGGCAGTGGTCAGATGATTGCCAAGGCTGTCGGGGTCGCTCAAGGCGTGCGGCCGAAGGTGCTGGATGCCACGGCCGGGCTGGGCAAGGATGGTTTCGTGCTGGCAAGCCTGGGCTGCGAAATGAGCCTGATCGAGCGTCAGCCGTTGATTGGCGCGTTGCTGGAAGACGGTTTGGCTCGCGCCGCGGAAGATTTTGAGGTGGCGCCGATTGTGGCGCGGATGACGTTGCTCAAGGGCAACTCGATCGAGTTGATGCGCAACTGGGAAGGTGAGCCGCCGCAGGTGATCTACCTTGACCCGATGTTCCCGCATCGTGAGAAAACCGCGTTGGTGAAGAAGGAAATGCGCCTGTTTCGCCCGTTGGTAGGCGATGACCCGGACGCGCCGGCACTGCTCGAAGCCGCACTCGCACTGGCCAGCCACCGAGTGGTGGTCAAACGCCCACGCAAGGCGCCGTGCATCGAAGGGCCAAAGCCGAGCCATGCGCTGGACGGCAAGTCCAGCCGGTACGACATCTACCCCAAGAAAGCGCTCAAACCCTGA
- a CDS encoding extensin-like domain-containing protein → MRVLKVLLGVMLVIGGLLVGVWRGWLPLPAAWNPWAPLDVRAPPNLLTRFKLMRLRDNPPLCDQVLSGAGLKFTRQADSNPDVDCPLNNTLRVQGGEVALSSSFLASCPLAVAFVLFERHALQPAAEATYGQAVARVDHLGSFACRNMYNRENGSRSQHATADALDIAGFRLADGRSISVLRDWPKDNDDARFLRKVRDGACDMFSVVLSPDYNAAHRNHFHLDVGPWWVCR, encoded by the coding sequence GTGCGGGTTCTGAAAGTGTTGTTGGGGGTGATGCTGGTGATTGGCGGGTTGCTGGTGGGGGTCTGGCGCGGCTGGCTGCCGTTGCCAGCGGCCTGGAACCCTTGGGCGCCGCTGGATGTCCGGGCCCCGCCGAACCTGCTGACACGCTTCAAGTTGATGAGACTGCGCGATAATCCGCCACTCTGCGACCAGGTGCTCAGCGGTGCCGGGTTGAAGTTCACCCGCCAGGCCGACAGCAACCCGGACGTTGATTGCCCGCTGAACAACACGTTGCGCGTGCAAGGCGGCGAGGTGGCGCTGAGCAGCAGCTTTCTCGCCAGTTGCCCGTTGGCAGTGGCATTTGTGCTGTTCGAGCGGCACGCCCTGCAACCGGCAGCAGAGGCCACTTATGGGCAGGCAGTGGCGCGGGTCGATCACCTCGGCAGTTTTGCCTGCCGCAATATGTACAACCGCGAAAACGGTTCACGCAGTCAGCACGCGACGGCCGATGCACTGGATATTGCCGGCTTTCGCCTGGCGGACGGGCGCAGTATCAGCGTGTTGCGGGACTGGCCGAAGGACAATGACGATGCGCGCTTTCTACGCAAGGTTCGCGATGGCGCGTGTGACATGTTCAGCGTGGTGTTGAGCCCGGACTACAACGCCGCTCATCGCAACCATTTTCATCTGGATGTCGGGCCGTGGTGGGTTTGCCGCTAG
- a CDS encoding isocitrate lyase/PEP mutase family protein translates to MDAQTLRAQAFKALHESPGAFVIPNPWDAGSAKMLASLGYQALATTSAGYAFSLGRPDGAVKLEETLANVRAIVCASDLPVAVDLENGFADSPQQSAESLLRAASVGAVGGSIEDATGREDGPIYCFEHAVARIEAAVAAARSLPFPFILTARAENYLHGNPDLVDTIRRLQAFAEAGADVLYAPGLRSAEEILAVVRAVAPKPVNVLMSGGLKLNVAQLSEMGVKRISVGSAMARAAYGAFYQAAQEIQGQGTFDFADCTLPFGQINQMFKG, encoded by the coding sequence ATGGATGCGCAAACCCTTAGAGCCCAGGCGTTCAAGGCCTTACATGAAAGCCCCGGGGCTTTTGTGATTCCCAATCCGTGGGATGCCGGTTCGGCAAAAATGCTCGCCAGCCTGGGTTACCAGGCATTGGCGACCACCAGTGCCGGTTATGCTTTTTCGCTGGGCCGCCCGGACGGCGCGGTAAAACTTGAAGAGACGCTGGCCAACGTTCGGGCGATTGTCTGTGCGAGCGATCTGCCGGTCGCGGTTGATCTGGAAAATGGTTTTGCCGACAGCCCGCAGCAATCCGCCGAGAGCCTGCTGCGCGCCGCCAGTGTGGGTGCGGTCGGTGGCTCGATCGAAGACGCCACCGGCCGTGAAGACGGCCCGATTTACTGCTTTGAACACGCCGTCGCGCGGATCGAAGCGGCTGTCGCCGCAGCGCGCAGTTTGCCGTTCCCGTTCATCCTGACCGCGCGTGCCGAGAATTACCTGCACGGTAATCCGGATCTGGTCGATACCATTCGCCGCTTGCAGGCCTTTGCCGAGGCCGGCGCCGATGTACTTTATGCGCCGGGCCTGCGCAGCGCTGAAGAGATACTGGCGGTGGTGCGTGCCGTGGCGCCGAAACCGGTCAATGTGTTGATGTCTGGCGGTCTCAAGTTGAACGTGGCGCAGCTCAGTGAAATGGGCGTCAAGCGGATCAGCGTCGGCTCGGCCATGGCCCGTGCCGCCTACGGAGCGTTTTATCAGGCCGCGCAGGAAATTCAGGGGCAAGGCACCTTCGACTTCGCCGATTGCACGCTGCCGTTTGGGCAGATCAATCAGATGTTCAAAGGCTGA
- a CDS encoding DUF72 domain-containing protein translates to MRLPYCLGCPSWSENAWREYLYPQNARPNEFLGLYSQVFNAVEGNTTFYARPAQATVERWAQTMPEHFRFTAKFPGDISHGGDLREQLSAAETFVQLLSPLGERVSPLWLQLSAAFTPQRLAELAGFIDGLQRPLAVEVRHRDFFAKGDAERRLNRLLLDRSVERICLDPRALFSCTSTEPSVLHAQAKKPKVPPRPAAFTQFPQVRFIGHPVLEANDSFLTPWVEKIAQWIEEGRTPYIFLHTADNLLAAALAQRFHTRLMARLPGLPALPELYREPAAEQLGLL, encoded by the coding sequence ATGCGGCTGCCCTATTGCCTCGGTTGCCCGTCCTGGAGCGAAAACGCCTGGCGCGAGTACCTGTATCCGCAAAATGCCCGTCCCAATGAATTTCTCGGCCTGTATTCGCAGGTGTTCAATGCCGTTGAAGGCAACACCACGTTCTACGCGCGCCCTGCACAGGCGACGGTGGAGCGCTGGGCGCAGACGATGCCGGAACACTTTCGTTTTACCGCCAAATTCCCCGGCGACATCAGCCACGGCGGCGACCTGCGCGAGCAACTGAGCGCCGCCGAAACCTTCGTGCAATTGCTCAGTCCGCTCGGTGAGCGGGTTTCACCGCTCTGGCTGCAGTTGTCGGCAGCGTTTACCCCGCAACGGCTCGCCGAGCTGGCCGGGTTTATCGATGGGCTGCAGCGGCCTTTGGCGGTCGAAGTGCGGCATCGGGATTTCTTCGCCAAAGGCGATGCCGAACGCAGACTCAATCGCCTGTTACTGGACCGTAGCGTGGAGCGCATCTGCCTCGATCCACGGGCGCTGTTCAGTTGCACGTCGACTGAACCCTCGGTGCTCCACGCACAAGCGAAAAAACCCAAGGTGCCACCTCGTCCGGCGGCCTTCACCCAGTTCCCGCAGGTGCGTTTCATCGGTCATCCGGTGCTTGAAGCCAACGATTCGTTCCTGACGCCGTGGGTCGAGAAAATCGCCCAATGGATCGAAGAGGGCCGCACTCCGTACATCTTCCTGCACACCGCCGACAACCTGCTGGCCGCCGCTTTGGCGCAACGCTTTCATACTCGGTTGATGGCACGATTGCCTGGCTTGCCGGCCCTGCCTGAGCTATACAGAGAGCCCGCCGCCGAGCAGCTTGGGTTGCTCTGA